A region of the Methanomassiliicoccales archaeon genome:
CAACGAGTCGGTTGAATACCACCCGGAGTTCGGTGGCTCATCCGTCCAGTGCTGGCTCGGAGTCATAGGGTACGAAGCGGCCTTGATGAACACCTCGAAGCAGCTGAAGCAGGACAAGGTCCTCAGGGACTTGTACGCCGCTTGTGACTCATACAGGAGCCCAGAAGGCTTCTGCCTGAGGTATGACAACGCCTACAAGATCGGTGAGGCAATTGTCGCAGAGGGAGAAAGCACCTACCTGAGATCAAGGGCAGCCGGTATCAAGGCAGCCGAGTTGATTTCGGAGTCCGCCAAGACCAAGAACGGCCTGAAGCTCTCGAAGCACGAGAGCGACATGCTGAACAAGGTCCTGACCGACTTGAAGGCCCTGCCGGACGAGGAAGCAAAGTTCGTCGACCAGTGCATGAAGGCCTACAAGGACGTCCAGGCGTTCAACCCGAAGAACTACGATCTATAAGCGCGTAGTGATATCCCTTCCAAACCTTTTCCAACCTTTTCCTTTCTTTTCTTGTTTTGTATGATTTCTATGAACGCAAAAGCCATCGATGGCAATTCGTGATCAGAGTAAAAGCTGAAAGAAGAAATAGAAAATAGTTTGGAAATAAGATTTATTTCCTTGATATCAGGAACCTGTACAGTTCTTTTTACACCATGGTCATTTCTTTGCTTTCCTCGTGCTCTGGAGGCCCTTGAACCTGAATACCTTTTCAGGGCATCCGCGTTCGCAGCGCAGACAGGCCGTACCGTTGCACAGATCGGAAGCCACCGTTATCTCCGGTTCTCCGCTCGCATTCTTTTCGACCGTCAATGCTTTCTCCGGGCAATTCTCAACGCACTTCATGCACGATATGCAACCGTCGAAGGTGCCTTTGAGCTTGGTCCCGATGTCAGTGAGGATCTTCAATCCCTTGGTGCCCAGAACCGGTATGTCACGCTGAACGATCTTGTACACATTCGCCTCACGGAACTTCTCTGGTAAAGGCTGGATGCCCATGCTCTGTATGAAGAAGTTGTATGACGAGAGCGGCATTCCTTCCTGCCAAAGGGCAAGCTCCTGGATATAGAGCGTCTCGAACACTTTGTCGGTGGCGAACATGATGTGGTTGGAACGGATGCTGTGGGCCATTTCCTGGAGCGTTTCCATCAGGTTCGGGTCCTTGACGATATCCGTAGCCATCGCCAGCGAGGTGTTGCCTACCTGGTAGATGTTCTTCGGGGTGGGCGGGATCAAGCCCACTCTCTGGGCTTTGAGAGCATCCACGTACGTTCCCGATGCTCCGCTCATGTACATGCTGTCCAAATCGTCGAATGTGATCCCTGCCTTCTCCAGCAGGGTGAAGTGACCTGCCCTCATGGCGCCGAACGCCTTTGCCGCCTCTTGGAAGTCATGGTCGTCAATGTATACCCCATCCTGAAGGTGCAGCTTGCCATCATCAGTCAGGATGTGGGGCGCCTTTATCAGGCCAGTGTCCAATCCAGTGGCGATAGCCGCGATCACTCCGGTACCAGTGACCCCCCTCGATTTTCCGTGCATGTTACCCTGTTCGACCACGTCTCCCGTGGTCGGGTCGACCTTGTCCCCATCGACCGGCATGAGCGTATCGTCCAAAACCTTGCAGCGCCAGTGACCTTCATAGTCGATATCGGAAATTGCACCAGGTGATGCCAACATACCGAAATGGATGGCCTGTCCTTCCATGGCCGGACCGGCAGCAGCGGAACCAGTGTATATCTCATCGCCGACTTTGAGCGCCATCTCGGCGTTGGTTCCGTAGTCGGTGACCAGGCACGGCTCCTTGCGATCAAGCAGCCCGGTCTTGAACATCATGGCGAGAGCATCCGCGCCTATCTCGTGGGCGATCGAAGGGGGAACGTAGACTTGTGCGTCGGGCCCTCCCAGTTCGATACCGAGCGCTTCCGAGGACATGATCCTGGCGTCACGCTTCTGAGGGGTCACGCCTTTGGATTTGAGCGACCTCTCTCCCACGAATGCCAGGTCTCGGAGCTCCATGTTCTGGAATATCGAAAGCTGAATGGGGTTGCCGCACACAGCCAGCCTTTCGACCTTCCTCAGGTCGATCTCAAGCAGTTTGATTAGGCTGTTGATCGTCTCGATCATCAATTCATTTGCGAGGTTCTGGTCCACTTCTATGCAGTAGGTCAGATGGTCCATCACATTCGCCCCTGGGACCGGATGCCTGACGGTCATAGCCGTCGAGATGATCTCTTGCTTGTCCAGATCCAATGCATGCACTCTTGTTCCGCTTGTGCCAACATCTATTGATATTCCGTACATGGGTTTCACTCCCCGTCCTCATGGCAATGATCGTGGTCCTCATGCTCCGCCACTTCAATGGCCATGACCTTCCTCAGGTCCCCGATTCGTTTCTCGATGATCTCCTCAACATGGTGATCATCAACTCCCACAACGGCGGCCATGACCTTGATTGTCCCGCCTGTGATCCGATCTGATTTGATCTCGTCGCCGATATCGATTCCGAGTTCGCTATCCACGATATTGAATCTAACGAATCCGTCATCTACGCGGGCGAAGGCCTTGACATGCCCGATCAACCCGCCTTTCCTCGATTCGACATCCTTGGCCACCGACATCAGGAATTGGCCCACCTCTTTTACGAACACGTCCTTCTTCATGTGGTCGGCCGTGAATGTCATCTCAGCACCGAACGTACCCGCCTCCGCAAGGCTCTTAGAGTCTTCGTCGTCGTTCACAGCGTAGCCTCCTTGGCGATCGTGTCTGCGATATCGTCAAGACCTCTCTCCTCTTTCGCGGAGATGTTCATGATCTGTCCCTTCGAGTTGAGGGATGAGACCAGGTCAGTTACCTCTTGCAGCGTGGCCTCATTGACCAGCTCTATCTTGTTGATAACGATCATGTCTTCGCCCTCGATCTGCCTGCGGAAGAAGAGCTCGCACTCTCTGTATATCTTTTGGGCCCTGAAAGCATCAACGATGACCATGCCATAGCTCTTGTCGGCGTGTATCATTGACCTACGCACTATGTCATTGATCTTGTTCGGCAGGGCAACGCCGGTCGGCTCGATGAAGATCACGTCGGGCTGGTACTCCTTGGCAATGGTCTGCAGCGTGTACATAAGGCTGCCCGAAAGGGAGCAGCATATGCAGCCCTCGGTCAGCTCAACGCTTCTGAGCCCATAGGCATCGATGACCGCTCCGTCCACACCGACCTCCCCGAGCTCGTTGACCACGACCGCCACTCGTTTCTTCTTTTCTCCCAATCTCTTCGCGAGCTTGATTAGCAGGGTGGTCTTCCCGCTGCCCAGGAAGCCCGATATCAGACAGACCATCATCGGCCAACAATCGTAAGGTGTCCATAAAAACCTTTGCTACCCAGCATGGAACTCCATGTGCTAATCCCACGCCATAGTTGATCAAGCCATGCTCACAAACAACTCACAGATCCATCAGAGATCGGAGTCCTCATCGCTGGGAATCTCTATATCGCGGGTCGAATCATAGATCGACGTTGCTGTCGATCTTCCCCTCATCCAGTTCCGGTTCCATCTGTTCGCCATTCTTCGAGACCCGGATGACCTTACCTACGTGTATGTTCATCAGGTCCTCGGCCGCGACCGTTCGTACGCCGGAGTTTTCCTCGATGAACGTCGCCTGCCGATCTGCCCCCTCGTGCACCAGCTTGGCTCCGAAGTGAGTAAGTATTATCATCTGCGGGCGCAGCATCTGGGCGATCTCCAGCGCATCTTCCGTGCAGATGTGGTTGGAAACACGTGACTTGAGCGGGCGGGTCAAACACAGGATGATTATGCGCGAACCGGCGTGTTGCCTTATCACCTCATAATCAAACTCGGTGTCGCTCATGTAGGAGACGGCTCCGTTCTGTGTCCCTAGGACAAATCCCACGCCCGATGGATCGCTGTGCCTGGTGGTGGTAACCTTGACCTCCATGGCACCGATGTTGAACTGGTCTCCGCCCTTTACCGATAGCACCTTCTCCGGGATGGAGCGGTGATAATTGGAAATTGCCGGACCGTGGCCCTCATATCCATCGAGCACGCTTTTCGAACCCACGACCAGACCTCTCTTTTTCAATCCTCCTCGCGTCATCCCCTCGACCAGGACCTCGGCATCAGAATAGTGGTCTGGGTGACAATGCGATATAAGAAGAGCATCGGTCTTGGCGGGGTCCAGGTGCAATCTGCTCATATTGTAGAGTGCGGTCGGTCCAGGATCTATGTGGACCTTTGCCACATCCTTGACATAGATACCACCTGTGGCTCGCACCTGGTAGATCGTGGCGAACCTTCCTCCGCCGGTGCCCAGGAACGTCAAGGTAGTCATGTAACCACAAAAATCCGATTCTTGCTCCCCCAGCCCTTCCGATTGCTTGAATCTTTCGGGTGATGCGTTGTTTTGTGAGGCCAACAAGGATTATCTATTCCGGAGAGGATAGCGAGTCGATCCGGATGTCGACGTTGATCAAGAATGCGCATATAGTGACCCAGAACGCGAAACGTGAGATCCTGAAAGGGGACATTCTTATCGACGGAGGGAAGATCGTAGCCATCGGAACAGTAAAAGATTCCGCTGACCAGGAGATCGAGGCGAACGGTGACGTTGTCATCCCCGGCCTGATCAACACCCATTCCCATGTCGCTATGGCGACAATGAGGGCTGTTGCCGACGATGTCACATTCCCGAACTTTCTTGACCGCGTGTTTGCGTTGGACTCGAAACGCACGGAAAAAGACATCAGGAGCGGGGCAGCCCTGGGATGCCTGGAGATGATCAGGTCAGGCACCACATCGTTCGTAGACCTTTACTATTCCGAGGACGTGATCGGCAAGGTGGTGGAGCAGGCCGGTCTACGAGGGCTGCTCTGCTGGGCAGTCCTGGACGTCGAATACACAACCCAGAAGGGCGTTCCTCTTGACAACTGCAAGAGGTTCTGTGAACAGTTCAAGGACAGCAAGAGAGTGATTCCAGGTATCGGACTGCAAGGAGTCTATGTGTGTTCCACCGAGACCTTCGTATCTTCGAATGAATATTCCAAGAGTTCTGGCAGGCGCATGACCTTCCATCTCTCGGAGACGCGAAAGGAGGTCTATGACCAAAAGAAGAAGGAGGGTCTGCGCCCGGCTGAATATCTGGCCAAGATCGGCGTGCTCAGTGAAAGGTGCATTGCCGCGCATTCGGCGTGGCTGACAATAAACGAGGTCAAGATACTGGGGAGGGAGAAGGTGTCCGTTTCCACCTGCCCCGTCTCCAACATGAAGCTCGCGACCGGGGGTGTCGCTCCGATCCCGGAGATGTTGCAGAACGATGTCAACGTGTCGATCGGCACCGATGGCTGCACTACTAACAACGGATTGGACATGTTTGGGGAAATGAAGACGCTCTCGCTGCTGCAGAAAGCCTCTCGATGGGACCCGACAGTGTTGCCTTCCCAGCAAGTACTGGATTTTGCCACGCTCGGTGGGGCGAAGGCACTCGGCCTTTCCGACATGATCGGTTCAATAGAGATCGGTAAGCGGGCCGACCTGGTCATCATGGATGGTAGGTCGCCTAGCCTCAGGCCGATGCTACCGAACAATATCGTTTCGAATCTGGTCTATTCCGCTGGCAGGGGAGACGTAAAAACAGTCCTCTGCGATGGAGAGATCGTGATGAAGGACCGAGTGGTTAAGAGCATCGACGAGGAAAGGGTCCTGGAGGAATCGGAAGGGGCGATCAGGACCCTTCTTACCTAGTGCAGATCAGCGATTCTACTACTGGACAAGGTATCGACTGAGTCACGATCTTCTTTGAAGAGAAAAGTGGTCCCGACTCCCAGATTTGAACTGGGGACCTGCTGATATCGGCGGCTAAGGAACCGGCAAGCCGGTATGCCCACTACAGTCAGCCGCTCAAGCCAGACTAAGCTAAGTCGGGATTCAGCAGAGTATTACGGAAATCATATTAAACATTTACCGCCCACGATGATATGCATCAGGGACTGGCGATAGTCCGGAGAGGTCGGTGAGAGGTCGCATCGATATCCAGGCAAAATGCTATGCACTTCCAATGCATTATGGATATCCAGATATCTGGATACGACAAATTTTGATTATAAGGACCTAAACTATAAATAGACTCAAAACCTTGACTTGTCTGACAAAAGAGGTCGAACAGACCTTCATTGTCTTAGGTGAGGGAAATTGGAGGAAGCAGATCTAGAAAAGGTGACTCTTCGACTTCCGGCCAGATATATCCGTGCGTTGGACTTTCTGGTTGAGGTCGATGATTTTCCATCTAGGTCCGAGGCCATAAGGGCTGCCATCAGAGACTTCGTCTATGCCAGGGTTGACCTGGTTTCGGACAAGTTGAAGAAGATGGAAGAGGCCGAAAAAACACTTGCCGAAATGGAAAGGTTTGAGGAGAAATACCTAAAGAAGTAGCCTTGTCAGAATGGGATGGGATGCATTCGAAGGGCTGATCACATTTACCTCCCCTTTTATTTTTTTCTTTATTCTATCAGACTCACTCCGTTCTTCAAAAGCATAGGAATGAACTGATCTAGAAATCAATGGAGGAAGAGGTTTCCGACGAGTCTGATCGAGACATCAGCCGATATAACCAAGGTCCTCTTTCTTTGGAGCTATCGGGGCTTCGATCTCCTTTAGTTTAGAGGTGATCGTCTCGATCTGTTCTGCCTTCTCCTCGAGTGCCTTGTAATCGACCTCGACCTTCAGGATCCCGGTCAAGATGCGTAGGACTGCCTCCGCCCCCTTGGGGTCCACGAAATAACCGGAGGTCTCCCCCATAAGGCAGACAGAACGCATCCCATATATCTTCCCCAGTCCCAGCAGCAGGCCGCTCGCTCCCACTATCCCGCTGCCCGGTTCGCCTTTGGAAAAGACAACACCTTTCTCTTTCATCTCCTCGACCAGCTCCTTGTCCGTAGCTGCACCCAGGACGCGAGGTTTTTCGAGCATCTTTCCGACCCCATACCCTCCCAGGGTGTAGATGCGTTTCACGCCCATGCCTTTCATGACCGTGAGCACATGGTCAGAGAGCTCGTATTGGCCTTCCGGAGACAATCCCTGGTAGTCACCGACCAATATGATGAGGTCGGGCCTTTCCCCCTCCCCCTTCACGTAGAACAGTTCGTTGTTGACCAGCCTGATCAGGCCATCGTCATCC
Encoded here:
- a CDS encoding proteasome assembly chaperone family protein, coding for MDNIKMIVTEMPVLEEPILVEGLPGVGNVGKLAAEHLVEQLKATKFADIYSKYFPPQILVDDDGLIRLVNNELFYVKGEGERPDLIILVGDYQGLSPEGQYELSDHVLTVMKGMGVKRIYTLGGYGVGKMLEKPRVLGAATDKELVEEMKEKGVVFSKGEPGSGIVGASGLLLGLGKIYGMRSVCLMGETSGYFVDPKGAEAVLRILTGILKVEVDYKALEEKAEQIETITSKLKEIEAPIAPKKEDLGYIG
- a CDS encoding methylamine methyltransferase corrinoid protein reductive activase; amino-acid sequence: MYGISIDVGTSGTRVHALDLDKQEIISTAMTVRHPVPGANVMDHLTYCIEVDQNLANELMIETINSLIKLLEIDLRKVERLAVCGNPIQLSIFQNMELRDLAFVGERSLKSKGVTPQKRDARIMSSEALGIELGGPDAQVYVPPSIAHEIGADALAMMFKTGLLDRKEPCLVTDYGTNAEMALKVGDEIYTGSAAAGPAMEGQAIHFGMLASPGAISDIDYEGHWRCKVLDDTLMPVDGDKVDPTTGDVVEQGNMHGKSRGVTGTGVIAAIATGLDTGLIKAPHILTDDGKLHLQDGVYIDDHDFQEAAKAFGAMRAGHFTLLEKAGITFDDLDSMYMSGASGTYVDALKAQRVGLIPPTPKNIYQVGNTSLAMATDIVKDPNLMETLQEMAHSIRSNHIMFATDKVFETLYIQELALWQEGMPLSSYNFFIQSMGIQPLPEKFREANVYKIVQRDIPVLGTKGLKILTDIGTKLKGTFDGCISCMKCVENCPEKALTVEKNASGEPEITVASDLCNGTACLRCERGCPEKVFRFKGLQSTRKAKK
- a CDS encoding amidohydrolase family protein gives rise to the protein MSTLIKNAHIVTQNAKREILKGDILIDGGKIVAIGTVKDSADQEIEANGDVVIPGLINTHSHVAMATMRAVADDVTFPNFLDRVFALDSKRTEKDIRSGAALGCLEMIRSGTTSFVDLYYSEDVIGKVVEQAGLRGLLCWAVLDVEYTTQKGVPLDNCKRFCEQFKDSKRVIPGIGLQGVYVCSTETFVSSNEYSKSSGRRMTFHLSETRKEVYDQKKKEGLRPAEYLAKIGVLSERCIAAHSAWLTINEVKILGREKVSVSTCPVSNMKLATGGVAPIPEMLQNDVNVSIGTDGCTTNNGLDMFGEMKTLSLLQKASRWDPTVLPSQQVLDFATLGGAKALGLSDMIGSIEIGKRADLVIMDGRSPSLRPMLPNNIVSNLVYSAGRGDVKTVLCDGEIVMKDRVVKSIDEERVLEESEGAIRTLLT
- a CDS encoding GTP-binding protein, yielding MMVCLISGFLGSGKTTLLIKLAKRLGEKKKRVAVVVNELGEVGVDGAVIDAYGLRSVELTEGCICCSLSGSLMYTLQTIAKEYQPDVIFIEPTGVALPNKINDIVRRSMIHADKSYGMVIVDAFRAQKIYRECELFFRRQIEGEDMIVINKIELVNEATLQEVTDLVSSLNSKGQIMNISAKEERGLDDIADTIAKEATL
- a CDS encoding ribbon-helix-helix domain-containing protein, giving the protein MEEADLEKVTLRLPARYIRALDFLVEVDDFPSRSEAIRAAIRDFVYARVDLVSDKLKKMEEAEKTLAEMERFEEKYLKK
- a CDS encoding MBL fold metallo-hydrolase, yielding MTTLTFLGTGGGRFATIYQVRATGGIYVKDVAKVHIDPGPTALYNMSRLHLDPAKTDALLISHCHPDHYSDAEVLVEGMTRGGLKKRGLVVGSKSVLDGYEGHGPAISNYHRSIPEKVLSVKGGDQFNIGAMEVKVTTTRHSDPSGVGFVLGTQNGAVSYMSDTEFDYEVIRQHAGSRIIILCLTRPLKSRVSNHICTEDALEIAQMLRPQMIILTHFGAKLVHEGADRQATFIEENSGVRTVAAEDLMNIHVGKVIRVSKNGEQMEPELDEGKIDSNVDL
- a CDS encoding methyltransferase MtaB domain-containing protein → NESVEYHPEFGGSSVQCWLGVIGYEAALMNTSKQLKQDKVLRDLYAACDSYRSPEGFCLRYDNAYKIGEAIVAEGESTYLRSRAAGIKAAELISESAKTKNGLKLSKHESDMLNKVLTDLKALPDEEAKFVDQCMKAYKDVQAFNPKNYDL